AATACATTGAAGATTTAGCGGGAAAAGGTGTGATGAATGCTATGTTTGCCTTGGCTACTAAAACCATTTCAAGTATCCAGAATCCAGAGTGGATGAAACTACATCTGCAGGAAGCATTGATACAATGTGTAGTAACATTTATTGCAAAGAGACCACCACTAGCTTTTTCAATCCATTTACAGATAATTAATACATGTCAGTATTAGTATATACTGCATAAGCAGCATCTATAGTGAGATACCTCAGTTTACTCGCTCATGACAGAAGCCTAGCATAATCAAACTGCTAGTTAAAGAATGACTACAACATACATGGAttacttagggtgtgtttggatggagggtttaggaggggaagggagggcttagttttcttttttaaattacagacattataaaataatttttagaaaattgaattaacaatatgataaatgatcatatagtACTTCAAAaacccttaatttattttgaaaaaacattttacattggtcgtaatttaaaaaataaaaatgagttcTCCCCTCCCTTctcctcctaaaccctcaatccaaacacacccttagggTGTCATAAGCATACTCCTGAGCTCATGTCTCTTCTGATCAACACACATTCTAAGCTTACCAAAGAGGTTATCCAAATATCATCAGCTTTTACCGATTCATCGTTATCATTCCTAAGCCAACTCCAGAAGGCATGAGTAAAGTTTACAATCTTCGGCTTACCACGACAAAAACTGGCTTTGCAGAACTCAGACCACTTTGGTTGTGGATTTATGTACCTGCAACACAACAACGATGTAAGATACATATTGCAGGCTGCACGCCTACTGATAAATAACCTTGATACTAGTAGTACTTTTTCACACAACAAACAATTCAGATAACGGATTTCAATGTTGGGTTTGGCAGATATTACTTACCTACCTAAGCCTTCTCTATTTCAACCATCATTAGTCATTACCAATAGCTATATGGATAGCACCACAAGGATCCAACCTTCCATTATCCACACGTTTTTGTCAATCAGATAAAGCACGACTTAAGACCAAATTTCCATTAAATCTGTCGCAATTTTACCATAAAAATAAGGGAAGTGCTATATAGCACGACACTCAACCACACGAGATTCCACGACATGCATGTTAAAGGCATGGCAAAAAAAGCAGAAGATATtactaagtaaaaaaaaaaaaaaaaaaaaaaggaaaacatgtTGATGGGTGATCTAACGGCTTCAAATAGTCGTGTGTGTGTCGTGCTTCTGACCATCGTGTCAAAAagcattttcctaaaaataataattataaattttttacataaataattaacttgaaaaagaagaagcaagAATACACTGATAAACAAATATTGAGTTAAAGGACTTGTGTTTGCAATTTTGCGAAGATAAtaaaagtttggaaaagttaggTTTGTGGTTTTATCTCATATCAAATTACTTATTAATCAGTTCTTCtcgttttattttcttttctttattttttttttatgaaccaaACATAGTGTAAAGAGGGTAGGGACCAACTTGTCCCgacttttttttagagattaagGTACCGTTTGCCCCGACTTTTTTTCAGCTTCTCTatgtttttaaggagaagttaggccaaacacaatatcaataaagtaccttcgaaaaaaagtactttttttagaatgcacaaaattaaatgaaatgagctttaaccaaaaattgttgaatgccacttcaaaaaactacttctccccaatttatttcacaagcacctctctacAACTCACGCGggcaaccttttcttttattttttcaatatgtttttttcttccattttattttattttattttttgaaccgatccatttaatttttttttaatgaaggtccatttaagtttattatctattttttaaggaattttattatctttttatcacttatatattaatttcaatatcttttgattatcacaacctcgcaaatatttttattcacgttgtcaatgaatgacaccgaatgtttttattccctttcttcaacctcggaaatatatacacacacattagcgtttagagtaatactttatgtttgtctgtctgttttttttgttacgctaatgccttttaattttttttagtgttgcgtaatgcgtgtaattatttttataaaattttgattttaattaaaagtacaagtgtagttgcctaaaaaaattatacttatatatattttacacatttgtattgtaacaaactatgcatatctttttcttattaaaaaaactaaacatatattttccaatgacaccagcaatgtaacaaatataatattatataatataaattcttatctttttgactgacactaaaaatatggtattcttataacaaaatttgttatagagtataattgaaaaagaaaaaacaaattattctcattatatatacacacacatatacatattatagatgTTATCTCTGAATATATGATTGAGCGTGACgaagaaaacaatataaatgaagaaatcagttcatataatccaggaagagtacaagatggaggctacatgaataaaattagaaattaaataGGAATTGCAttgatggagagtagaaatgtttgagtttgtgatgattcatgttttttttttaaaaaagatgattattgtttttaattttcaaactactttgatattatttatgttattatttgagcctccttaaattatGTCTTccattcaaatatttaacaagtcctttatatgatgatacaaatttgtattcatgttacacaaaataaacgtcattaagtaaatatagtatttgtaaaaatatatcttttatattttaaacattttttcccttcaaaaaatattttagacatttttttatttattatgttaattcataatgaattcaaagttttatttatttatagacaatgcataaatatatgcaaggtttcgggtttgaaccccatacaccactaaaaaaataataaattcaaagttttgtacactattttgccaaacagcttttaacttaaaaataactttagaactaaaaaaaaaataaaaaaaccaaacagctttaaccttttttttaaagggcTTTATTTTAAAGTAGTTTTTAGACCCAAAAAAAGgctggccaaacggtacctaaaagttatttttattattgttaaggATTAAATTGAGTCTTGCAAATTCTCCCAAAGACTAAAATATGTTTTCACtcgaaaattaattaaattatttttgaaaaccaAAAGTGAAATATTTTTATGCAAATGAAACAATTGTAATCGGACAGGTGCAATaatacatatttgtttttactaaaattataatttagacGAATTTggtatttgaaaaataaaaagagtgaaTGTTTATTTGGATCTTCACTTAATTTGTACTACATTGCAtcttcagggactaaaattgttttttttttttatgaactaaaTTGGATCTTACGAATTTTTTTTGGACTAAACCGAGTTATTTTGAACTTGAGAAGGCTGGTTGGTTATAGAATAATTGTAGTTGAAGTAATTAATGTAAGGAAATATTTGAATTGATCAAATCATCctcaatttttaaaactttgaCTTTTAAGTCAGCTCATCATCATGTACCAAGTAGGAAATGGACCATTATGAGCCACTTTTTAACCATAACGTGTGTTGACTTGATCAGATGCTAGTGTCAACTGTCAAGAGGACCTAGTTCTCGTATTTCCTGCAATTATATAGATAGATGGGACACTTGACTTTTCTGGTTTTGAAGCTAGGAAGAGACAAtcattcaaacttcaaagtTCATTGATACATATTGTTCCTCCCTGCTGCACTATGTGTGAGTTCAAAttcctttctttcatttaaaTTCTCCACCTTTATGTCATCgttttcacatcaaatttcctctccttttttttttattcactacTGGTGTGTTTAGTTGTAAGATGAAATATGTGATGATGTGAgaaaaatgagagagagagtatAATTTGCATTTGTATTCTCTATTCATTACTATGTACTGTAAAACAATTTGTTTTCTAATTTGTGTGTTATTTACTAAAGTGGAGCATATATGTTATGATTGTGGGTATTTTTTAGGCAATATATGAagtcattttatattaaatatataactttttaataaattattgttatttttttcaataaaatattgttacttttagttgttttaacatgttCAATGTTGAACATTTTAGACAGCCCTATGTTGTAAGTTGTAACCTATTTTATCAAACTCATACCTCTATAGATCcaacattataaatataaatggagGATACGAGTTTATATAAATCCATTTATAAAACTAACATAGTATTGGGAGAGTTGACAACATGACTCTCTTTTACAAAAAAGAACATGAGTTTGATTTTTTGAGTTACCCATTTCAGAGGTAGCCttggtaaaaaaagaaaaaatcagttGATCCACGGTTGACTTGAGAATTAGTCCCGTCGGGTTCGGGATACTTGGGGCGTCTAATGGAGATTCTATAATTATGATCAATTAGAAAAGATAATTCTATTTGTgtaggattttttttagatgatttacaggaacttcattttttatatatatgccATTGAAATTTAGATTGGTTATTTTTCAGATTACCTTGCCATTGGACTTGCTACATACAAGATAACCATAACTGTTGTTTGTATCATATCGATTATTCTGATAAAGACGATCAATAAACTATGTGTATATCGAGCTTACAAAATCATTAAAGATgtagaaagagaaaagaaaaagctaATATCAAATCATGATTCAGtacaagaaaaaattgaagCAACCGATCATAAAACTCAAAAGGTCAATGATATTGTTCTTGAGTGGCTAAAAGAAGTGGAAAAACTTGTACAAGAGGTGGAGAATGTGACAATAATACCAGAACCAGAATCAAGATATCCCAATAAAATGCTTAACAAATTAAAGGCATTGAATATCAAATGTGAGTTTGAGCCATTTTTCAATCCAATTCCAAGTTTAGAGCACTTCTCTTCTGGAAATTTTGTATGTTTTGAGCCTATAAAAGAGACTTCAGATAGACTTTTGGAGGCACTAGAAAATCGTAAGTTCTATAAAATTGGATTGTATGGAAAGCGAGGCTCTGGTAAAACAAAGTTGGTTAAAGCAGTGGCTGAGAAAGCCAGGTACCTGAGGGTTTTTGCTGCAGTTTTATTTATCACTGTGTCTCAAAATCCAAATGTAAAACAGATTCAAGATGAAATAGCTGACTTTTTGGATCTCAAATTTGACAAAAACACTGAAGTTGGAAGAGCTAGAGAATTATACTTGACATTAGAAAGCACAGATCGTCCAATTCTTGTGATCTTGGATGATGTTTGGGAAAATCTTGATCTTGAGGAATTAGGCATTCCTTGTAATAGTAATCGATGCAAGGTTCTTTTGACGACGCATTGCAAACAAGAATTCGCACTAATGAACTGCCAAGAAGAGATTCCATTGTGTCCCTTATCTATAGAGGAAGCTTGGACTTTGTTTAAGAAGCATTCAGGGATAGACGATGAGTCCTCAACTGATCTATTAAATGTGGCATACGAAGTTGCAATTGAATGTCAAGGGTTGCCTGGAACAATTAAAGATGTGGGATCATCCTTAAGAAGTAAACCTATTGAGGAGTGGAAAACATCATTAGACGGTCTAAGACATTCTATGTCTCAGTACGATATTTTCATCAGTTTTAGAGGAAAAGATACTCGTGACTCTTTTACGGGTTTTCTCTATGATGCTCTATGCCGGGAAGGGTTCAAGACCTTCATGGATGATGAGGGGTTGAAGGGTGGAGACGAAATTTCATCTTCTCTAATCAAAGCAATTGAGGCATCAAGGATTTCAGTTAttgttttctctaaaaaaattgcaCATTCTTCTTGGTGTCTAGATGAATTGGTCACTATTCTTAAGTGTAAAAAGATGAAGAACCAACAGATTTTGccgattttttataaaatagaacCGTCCGATGTAAGGCATCAGAAAAACAGTTATGAAAGAGGAATGGCTAAACAAGTAAAAAGGTTTGGTAATGACTTTGAGAAGTTACAGATATGGAGGTCAGCTTTACTTGAAGTTGCTAGCTTGAGTGGAATAACTTACAAAACTGGGTACGTGGTAtgctttcaaatatttttagtttcatAGTTGATGCCTGGTCTACTAGTACTACTGCTCTGGTAACTAATAATATGATTGAATAACTTAGTACGTGGTATTCttttaattgaataaaatcGATGAAAACTTCGTATGTACATGAATTAATGTCTTTAATTTTGCAGGTACGAATATAAACTAGTCCAAACGATCGTGGAAAGAGTAAAGAGCCAAATTTAATGGTGTCAAATTTAATCTtcaaatatcacttttttttctttccaatctAGTCTTTAAAGTGtatgaaaattataaacattCCTTGAATTATACGAAGCTGTAATGTGCATGTTGTTAAGACAGTGGTATGAAGTTGTTTTCAACAGGTTCGATGTTCCTTGAAGTTTTGACTGCACCTATATTCTGTGTCAATGAAAACTAAGATAAACACAATAATTATATTGTCATATGAAACTTGAACAAAAAAGGATCCTGTTTTTTATAGACATTTATTAGTTCATAAATGTGTAAGTTGTTAACTTTTTTAAcatgttccttaaaaaaaatgtatttgttaTTTAAACTACTTGGCAGAAAGTATGAGTTTAGTCCATCCTAATGTACAAATATGAAACCTTCTGACGGAACTACATGTTATGGAACTATGTCTGCATTCATCAAGACACATAAATTCTTTTGAAAATGTTTGGTAACAAATAAGATTTCAACACATAATTTATCACAAACTTCTAATTTAAATCATTGTAATGGTGTATTTGGCTTTTTTATAGCAAAAATATCAGTATCGATATGACGGTTGCAAACTTGCAATAAATGTAGTATATTCTGATCCATTCTTACTATCAGAACCACTAGAGAATCCCTCACCGCGATTTTGAAATTCCCTTCGATCAGAAGCATTCACAAAAGCACTTGATTCATCGAGAGAGACATGGGAAGTGATCACTCTGTTTTTGTTATCTTCTTGAGGAAGAGGATTAATGAGCAAACCCTGAGTTTTAACTACATAAAATTTCTCATTCAAACCAGTTAAGAATTGAATAACCTGATCTTTGGTGTGATAATTGCATGCAACATGCATAACTTCACAATTCTGTGAAATTTAGCTCCTCCCACAGAGATTTAGTATTTGTGAAATAAtccaaaacatattttgatCATTGCTTAAGATTTTTAATTCCATAACATAAATATGATAAGTGAATCCTAACAACTTTAGAGAACCTTTCTTTGAGATCCTccaacacaacaacattttcATGGAAACCTATGGTTTGTGCTATAGATTCAGAAACAAAATTGATGAACCATGAATGAATAAGATGATTACATCGTTCTCATGCACCTCAATTCAAATCAAATAGATCATAAACAGGAGTGGTTCCCTCAATGAATGCAAGCTTGTCTTAGCTCCTAACATTTGTTGCATTGATCTGCTCCTTGCAAGATAATTTGATCCATTAAAACGAAAACAAAATTTGGTCATTCGTTTGAATAAATGTAGAAAATGGAATTGGTATCAATTTCTTGATTATGAACATGAAGCGGTATTTGGCACGGaggaatgatgatgatgatgaatgttgAAGCAAGATATGGAAGAGAAATCAATCACAAAGAACAGAGAAATTGAAGCAATTCAACCACAAAATCTAtgataattgatgaaaaatgagAGAATCTTGACAAGAATCAAGATCAAAGAAGCAAAACGTAATGAAAATTGATGAAGATCAACGAGAATGATGAACGATAAGTGAACTTGAAAAACAGTTATGGATcgtaactctctctctctctctgaagAAGAGGGAAAATATGATATCATAATAGTAGTAAGCCACATGATAACTATGGTGAGGCATCAACCATAGAATGCAAAGAACAAAGTAACTTGATAACTTGTTACACAAGTTATCTCTATAAACTAAGCTAAGTAGGTGCATTCTCCTCATGGTGGAATGAAGTTATAATCTTGCTCTCCATGTCTTGAATCTTATCATAAATTATAATCTTGTTGATAAAGCTAATAGTGTGGTTTTTAAGCAACGTTGTGGGATGACTCTAAGTGGGTCGAAGCCTCCATCTAATGGATGGGTCAAGTTAAACGCTGATGGTACTTGTAGAGATAATGGTATAGCTAGTTATGGTGACATCGTTCAGAGGAGTGATGGCGTGTGGTTGGGCAGATTTGCTAAACGCATTGGAAAGTGTAGTGCGTATATGGTAGAGCTCTGGGAGCGTATAAAGGGTTTAGTTATGCTAGAAACTTGGGGTTTCGAGTTGTAGAGGTCAACATGGATTCATTATTAGTGGCTTCTTTGGGAGCTTCTATGATGAAGTCGGGTAAATGACTTCTTCGGTGAAGTCGTTTGAATGGACCAATCAGATTTCAAGCCATGACACGTCAGATGTTAGGACAAATTACAATATGGATCACTTGCTTCATATGTTCCACCGTGGACAAGTTTATTTCAAGATCTTAACGGTTAGGTTTACTTGGTGTCTATGTTATTGTGGTACACCCTTTACACatgatttttcttataattcCAAATCTCTCTCCTCTTTATCACTCATGCATCTCTCAtatttctttgtctttctttatttatacatattatctcccttccatatttttattaaatcaccATGTCACtcttcaacatcttcatcatacattcatcatcttcatcttcttcgtatgaaaaaaaaatccaaaaagaaagaaattacataattaaaaaaaaatatatatattacttcaatggttatttatcttatttaattgtaatagattgatcttttatctttatttttgttctcatattggtcctttatctttataatCTTGCACAAGTTGgtcctttttttcattttctattaaaaTTTGATAATGTGGCAAACCACATAGTAtaattttgctatttttttatattgaaaatcatAAAACTCTAAAATCACAtgattattcatcttcttcgtcTGATCTTCATGATCTCctttcttaaacaaaaaaataaattcaccAAAATCCACCTCAAAATTACATGAATTTATGTGTATTGTTTATTTACATCTTCTTCTAAACTCTAAAATTaaaatcccaaaaaaaatttaacccCCTTTTGATACGTTTTCCATCTTTCTATTCTACGGGATTAAAATCCCAATTcacaaatttctaaaaaaacgGCAGCCTGCATATAACTTCATTTTCATAGTAcattatttcaataaataacCTAGATCTCGATTTTAATTGGTGACCAATTGTAATTTGTATACCGTCGAAGCTTGAGGAATATATTCTTCAATGATTAAATAATCAATTTCTCACCTGAAAGtgtaaatttcatcaattatctccctgaaattaacaaaacttcaattaccccctgaaatttcacaacgttggtcaatttaccccatccgtcaaatttttctgttagtgaacatgacgttttgcaaataccccctgaagttttgcacttatgtgcaaaatgccccctaaacttaaaaatttatattatttttttcttcaaaacaaacaattaatagttaaatattaaaactaactattaattttggaatttggaaaaactacatgcatatatacatcaaaataggctccaaaatggggaaaaatatgtattttttaaagtgacaataatgggatgatttgtggattaatattggaggttgtgtagtttaaatggtttgagcaaattgttgaaagaGTTGGAGGAGTtgaaagactaagatggtgaaggagaaaatataaatttaaatctgattattaatttgtttataaacctctaaaaataataatttgtctattataaataaccattattgtcactttaaaaatacacatttttctctattttgatgtatatatgtatgtagtttttccaaactccaaaattaatagttagttttaatatttaattattaattgtttgtttttaagaaataaataatataaatttttaagtttggggggcattttgcacataagtgcaaaatttcagggggtatttgcaaaatgtcatgttcgctaacagaaaaatttgacggaggggcaaattgactaacgttgtgaaatttcatggggtaattgaagttttgttaatttcagagaggtaattgatgaaacttacaatttcaagaaaaaaattgactatttactcattctTCAAAATATCCTGTAATTTTTGCTGAAGcgaacaaaagaaagaaagctAATTATGATGGACGATTCTAGATGTAAGTGATGTTTTTGAATGTGAAACTGAGATATTGTTTTTCTAAATTGAAAGATCATGAAGATGATGAGTTTAACATGAGTCCAGATCGATCacgttaattaaaaaaaaaggatgctGAAGATcttgattttgaaattaatatttaatcgtgggtttaagttttttttggtttttttttattatttcttgtcTATTATTTCCGccaatcattttctttttttccctgAGAACACTatagtcattttctttttttattattttcttttttctgtcaAAGCTATGTATATACTACTATaatctactccctccgtccctcaatAGATGACTTAGTTGACTTCGACACAtgtaccaatgcatatgttttatctttgatatcttcaattctctacaaaaaaaaaattatgaaaatttaatattttaaaaatattcatcgagacgaatccaacaacatcttacatgatattatttatctttatgaattagtagaaaaatatggtcaaattacgttaagtcaataatatatattgtcaaATACGTCATTTATTTAGAGACGGATAGAGTATATAATTACTCTCTACTCACCATCCATTTATGCTGCCGCTGATCATCTGTTGCAggtatattaattttatattataatttttaattagagCTAGAAATCatatagccaaaaaaaaatcaacaacaaaaattgcaGGTAAAttaatactactccctccgtcccttaatacttGATCCAtttggaattttttaattttgacctaactgATTTTGACCGTATTTTtcaactaatatacaaagataaatagcatcatataagatgtcgttagattcgtctcgatgagtattttcaaaatatcaaattttcataatttttcctaatatattattcaagatatttaagctcaaagTTATGCATTGACATGCGTAATAAAGTCAACTGGGTCaagtattaagggacggagggagtagtaactAAAGAATATTCCAccataatactccctccgtcccgcaataaatgacctgtttgaaaatgtgcaattttgacctaatttacttcgaccatatttttctactaatatacaaagataaataatatcatataagatgtcgttagattcgtctcgatgaatattttcaaaatatcaaatttttataatttttttaatatattattcaagatatttaaactcaaaattacgcattggtatgcgtaattgggtcaactgtgtcacttaTTAAAGGAAGGAGGGAGTAGTATTACTTATGCAGTTAGCTCAATCCCTTTCAAATTCCTTTCTTGGTAACGCAAAGTCTTCTTTTTCATCTAGTCATTAGTGCTCTTTCTTATCAATTCAATTAAGTCATAAGTGCTCTTTAAATTCCTTTCTTGGTAAATCAAAGTCTTCTTTTTCATCTAGATATTAAGTCATAAGTGCTCTTTAATTCgtttcaaaatttgtttttagtaaaaaaaaaccaaaatatcttTGCATAAGTTTCCTTTTTcgtttttgttatttatttatttttaaaatagaccTTGATGCTTTATTGTTGCCTAATAGAATAGTTAacttggatgaaattcaataaataaataataatgaaaaaaataattaaatacttcattgatatttaaagtgacaattattgtGAGATGAATGGAGTATCATTTTCCCCTAACTGTCCTTCTTAATTCCCACTAAATCACAAATTTGATGGACTAAACCATCATGTTACACAAATGACCGCCTTAACGTTAATTATCaacactttgtaaaaaaataataattcatgaTCATCACTTATTATTTTCGTTTCTCAATACCGTATCGCATATGCCaatgtatattttctttttcccaCGAAACATTTTGTTTTCCAAGGCAGCTACTATATGTGACGCCATTTTCATAACTAAATTCATTTGAGATTATTAAAAGAAGTTTTACAAATGGCTCCATAATTTTAATGGTTCACGtggtaaattttttataatagccGACAAATCCATTGTCATATACACATGCatataatcttaattttaacTAAGCGTCAGTCGCTTTTGTTAATAAAGAATGATTTTTAAAGAAACAAAGAATGATAAATTGGTAAAATAATAATGCGGTGAAAggtaaaattgaatgaaaaatgttaaaccgaaacataattattttttatataaaggcaaaataaggtttttttaGAGAACTTAATATTCTATCGTTATGAATTGTTTCTCATATTGTTGtgattatttcctttttaatggaaaaatatttcttcttaaaaaaataaaataatttcttatgcaaatataaGCACATTAAATTTGCAACAAGTGCAATGCAAATATTAAACGGTGTTTTAcgtataaaatttaaaaatattgaatagaAGCATtgtattaatgttgatatttttaaaaagtgagtggctatttgacaaaacaaattactaatgatcacattttaaaaagtaattatgagtttttaaaattttatcatatcgatATTTGAAATCTGCAACGGGTGCGGTGCAAATGTtttccatataaaataaaaaatatttaataagaaCACTTATtagtgttgatattttaaaatagttatgAGTTTTCAAAATTCTATCATATCGACTTTC
Above is a genomic segment from Medicago truncatula cultivar Jemalong A17 chromosome 5, MtrunA17r5.0-ANR, whole genome shotgun sequence containing:
- the LOC11428833 gene encoding probable disease resistance protein At1g61310; this translates as MYYLAIGLATYKITITVVCIISIILIKTINKLCVYRAYKIIKDVEREKKKLISNHDSVQEKIEATDHKTQKVNDIVLEWLKEVEKLVQEVENVTIIPEPESRYPNKMLNKLKALNIKCEFEPFFNPIPSLEHFSSGNFVCFEPIKETSDRLLEALENRKFYKIGLYGKRGSGKTKLVKAVAEKARYLRVFAAVLFITVSQNPNVKQIQDEIADFLDLKFDKNTEVGRARELYLTLESTDRPILVILDDVWENLDLEELGIPCNSNRCKVLLTTHCKQEFALMNCQEEIPLCPLSIEEAWTLFKKHSGIDDESSTDLLNVAYEVAIECQGLPGTIKDVGSSLRSKPIEEWKTSLDGLRHSMSQYDIFISFRGKDTRDSFTGFLYDALCREGFKTFMDDEGLKGGDEISSSLIKAIEASRISVIVFSKKIAHSSWCLDELVTILKCKKMKNQQILPIFYKIEPSDVRHQKNSYERGMAKQVKRFGNDFEKLQIWRSALLEVASLSGITYKTGYEYKLVQTIVERVKSQI